The Micromonospora sp. NBC_01740 genome includes a window with the following:
- a CDS encoding sulfatase — MFVLADDLGWADLSTGLTNKGSGNTYNETPTVDRLAAEGVAFDNAYGGPNCVPTRAALLTGLYAPRPTNNLYLVGDLDRGGDGTLLDGAPQGLPDGDDALPREAYTVGEALRDAGYATGYVGKFHVTRSADQITADFGFEENLGGSNSGHASQYHAIDGTFNNSIGPALDRFAADYTQKYVDENIKPYSHGADDTALDALVGTDKHVTDAVADATVDFIDRHADEPFFTWISNYAVHTPIGVKQPRADLLAKYQAKPAVPGHPANASYSALLEGLDQGLARIVHHLETTPDPRNPGHPLADNTIVVFTSDNGGTADADNGWLSGYKGELREGGLRVPAIVWSGNERLVDGGVVDSTPIHAVDYLPTFASLAGAKLPKGLRPDGVDLSGIWRNESAELGTRHLFWHLPGYLIAGARDQRPETAIRSGPWKLSYRYETQDWELYNLDSDIGETTNLAAAYPDVTKRLGSRLIRWLDDVDAPLATLREGKAPITVTFRGTAYSNGKITHYDEPTRLTFQPGDEVPALLPTAVTDR; from the coding sequence GTGTTCGTACTGGCCGACGACCTGGGGTGGGCCGATCTCAGCACCGGCCTCACGAACAAGGGGTCGGGCAACACCTACAACGAAACCCCCACGGTCGACCGCCTCGCCGCGGAGGGCGTCGCCTTCGACAACGCCTACGGCGGTCCCAACTGCGTGCCGACCCGAGCCGCTCTCCTCACCGGGCTCTACGCGCCCCGGCCGACGAACAATCTCTACCTGGTCGGCGACCTGGACCGCGGCGGGGACGGCACGCTACTGGACGGGGCACCGCAGGGGCTCCCAGACGGCGACGACGCGCTGCCGCGTGAGGCCTACACCGTCGGCGAGGCGCTGCGTGACGCCGGCTACGCGACCGGATACGTCGGCAAGTTCCACGTGACCAGGAGCGCCGACCAGATCACGGCCGACTTCGGGTTCGAGGAGAACCTGGGCGGCTCGAACTCGGGACACGCCAGCCAGTACCACGCCATCGACGGGACGTTCAACAACAGCATCGGCCCGGCGTTGGACAGGTTCGCGGCCGACTACACCCAGAAGTACGTCGACGAGAACATCAAGCCCTACTCCCACGGCGCGGACGACACGGCCCTGGACGCCCTCGTCGGCACCGACAAGCACGTGACCGACGCGGTGGCGGACGCGACCGTCGACTTCATCGACCGCCACGCGGACGAGCCGTTCTTCACCTGGATCAGCAACTACGCGGTGCACACCCCGATCGGCGTCAAGCAGCCACGCGCCGACCTGCTTGCGAAGTACCAGGCCAAGCCGGCTGTTCCCGGTCACCCGGCTAATGCGTCGTACTCGGCGCTGCTGGAAGGCCTCGACCAGGGGCTGGCCCGCATCGTGCACCACCTCGAGACCACCCCGGATCCCCGCAACCCCGGGCACCCGTTGGCGGACAACACCATCGTGGTCTTCACCTCCGACAACGGTGGGACCGCGGACGCCGACAACGGCTGGCTCAGCGGCTACAAGGGCGAACTGCGGGAGGGAGGGTTGCGGGTTCCGGCCATCGTGTGGAGCGGGAACGAGCGCCTGGTCGACGGTGGCGTGGTCGACTCGACACCGATCCACGCGGTCGACTACCTGCCGACGTTCGCATCGCTGGCCGGTGCGAAGCTGCCCAAGGGCCTGCGCCCCGACGGTGTGGACCTGAGCGGAATCTGGCGCAACGAAAGCGCCGAGCTCGGCACGCGCCACCTCTTCTGGCACCTGCCTGGGTACCTGATCGCGGGCGCGCGGGACCAGCGCCCCGAGACGGCGATCCGGTCGGGGCCGTGGAAGCTCAGCTACCGCTACGAGACCCAGGACTGGGAGCTCTACAACCTGGACAGCGACATCGGTGAGACCACCAACCTGGCCGCAGCGTACCCCGATGTCACCAAGCGGCTCGGCAGCCGGCTGATCCGCTGGCTCGACGACGTCGACGCGCCGCTGGCCACGCTGCGCGAGGGCAAGGCCCCGATCACCGTCACCTTCCGGGGCACGGCGTACTCCAACGGGAAGATCACCCACTACGACGAGCCGACGCGGCTGACGTTCCAGCCGGGAGACGAGGTGCCGGCGTTGCTGCCCACGGCGGTCACCGACCGATGA
- a CDS encoding formylglycine-generating enzyme family protein, translating into MTSDHHHRTAGSTTPSCCAPGGPQQTAATGGLLQVGRRPRQPDPVDWEAGRSRSTRGQVSLPGGSFAMGDAFGEGYPGDGEGPVHEVTVGAFTIDATTVTNAAFATFVKATGYVTEAEVLGVSAVFHLQVKAERSDVVGAATGTPWWLVVRGADWRRPYGPASSIADLQNHPVVQVTWNDARAYAAWAGKRLPTEAEWEYAARGGLDRARFPWGNDLLPRGRWNCNIWQGEFPRLNTTDDGFIGTAPVKQYAPNGHGLFNMVGNVWEWCEDWFATDTYARRAGTGVVDPRGPANPDVSGRRVMRGGSFLCHDSYCYRYRVAARSGNTPDSAASNIGFRCA; encoded by the coding sequence ATGACCTCCGACCATCACCACCGTACCGCCGGGTCCACCACGCCGAGCTGTTGTGCACCCGGCGGCCCGCAGCAGACCGCGGCGACCGGCGGGCTGCTGCAGGTCGGCCGCCGGCCGCGGCAGCCCGACCCCGTCGACTGGGAGGCTGGCCGGTCGCGCTCCACGCGCGGCCAGGTCAGCCTGCCCGGCGGAAGCTTCGCCATGGGCGACGCATTCGGTGAGGGCTACCCGGGCGACGGGGAAGGTCCGGTGCACGAGGTCACCGTCGGAGCCTTCACCATCGATGCCACGACGGTCACCAACGCAGCCTTCGCGACCTTCGTCAAGGCCACCGGCTATGTCACCGAGGCCGAGGTGCTCGGCGTCTCCGCCGTCTTCCATCTCCAGGTGAAGGCTGAACGTAGCGACGTCGTCGGGGCCGCCACCGGTACCCCCTGGTGGCTCGTGGTCCGCGGCGCCGACTGGCGTCGCCCCTACGGGCCGGCCTCCTCGATCGCGGACCTCCAGAACCACCCTGTGGTCCAGGTGACCTGGAACGATGCCCGCGCGTACGCCGCGTGGGCGGGCAAGCGCCTGCCCACCGAGGCCGAGTGGGAGTACGCCGCCCGTGGCGGCCTCGACCGGGCACGGTTCCCCTGGGGCAACGATCTGCTCCCGCGCGGCCGGTGGAACTGCAACATCTGGCAGGGCGAGTTCCCCCGCCTCAACACCACCGACGACGGCTTCATCGGCACCGCACCTGTCAAGCAGTACGCCCCGAACGGCCATGGCCTGTTCAACATGGTCGGGAACGTGTGGGAGTGGTGCGAGGACTGGTTCGCCACCGACACCTACGCACGGCGCGCCGGCACCGGTGTCGTCGACCCTCGCGGGCCAGCGAACCCGGACGTCTCAGGCCGGCGCGTGATGCGCGGCGGATCGTTCCTGTGCCACGACTCCTACTGCTACCGCTACCGGGTCGCGGCCCGCTCCGGGAACACCCCTGACTCCGCAGCCTCCAACATCGGCTTCCGCTGCGCCTGA
- a CDS encoding sulfatase-like hydrolase/transferase, translated as MLVLADDLGYGELGAYGQRTIATPRLDRLAAEGLRFTDAYSAAAVCAPSRSALLTGLHAGHEAVRNNPGGDPDSIAFSDGDTTFAEVLRARGYHTGLFGKWGFGPERGDQPSHPNARGFDEFLGYLTHGHAHDYYPSYLWRNGERFELPENAGSDKTTFAPDLFHDRALDFIRTHRSEPFLLVVTPNLPHAPSDVPSQEPYADEDWPSADRGHAAQVTRIDTYVGELVDELAAQGLLGSTVVLVTSDNGPHEEGGFDPDRFDANGPLTGYKRNLYEGGVRIPLIAWAPGRIRPGVTDRLTQQTDLLPTLADLAGVPGPRDIDGRSFSSLLEPRPTAAPAQPYLYFWRLDNGNTRRAREVDAGRLQRAAEAVREGNWKAIRWAPGKDRTVPDEQWQVELYDLARDLGETTDLAATHPEVANRLVSLLRQSWIDEVTREGYGVELDTPDLLLPGVTYELTATLANGSAVAWTGARLVLSAPRGWTVEPATSRGLGRLSPGARVSTTWRVRVPGETTAKEWPLTVSGYAVARDAPLTFRAERRFTPPPSPPATDSYLSDLPWLTAVNGWGPVELDTSNGKQAAGDGPPISLGGTAYDKGLGVHSHSEVTYHLGGRVARFTSVVGIDDFSARQSSRGNTIAEVWADDQLVHTSGVLRASTGPEPVDVDVREARLLRLVVRAADSGNGFNHTSWADAFVRLG; from the coding sequence GTGCTCGTGCTCGCCGACGACCTCGGATACGGCGAGCTCGGCGCGTACGGGCAGCGCACCATCGCGACGCCGCGCCTGGACCGGCTCGCCGCCGAAGGGCTGCGCTTCACCGACGCGTATTCCGCCGCGGCCGTCTGCGCGCCCTCACGCTCGGCACTGCTCACCGGCCTGCACGCGGGCCACGAGGCGGTGCGCAACAACCCTGGGGGCGACCCCGACTCAATCGCCTTCTCCGACGGCGACACCACGTTCGCCGAGGTGCTGCGCGCCCGGGGTTACCACACGGGACTGTTCGGCAAGTGGGGCTTCGGTCCCGAGCGCGGCGACCAGCCAAGCCACCCCAATGCCCGCGGGTTCGACGAGTTCCTGGGCTACCTCACGCACGGCCACGCCCACGACTACTACCCGTCGTACCTGTGGCGGAACGGAGAGCGGTTCGAACTGCCCGAGAACGCCGGGTCCGACAAGACCACCTTCGCCCCCGACCTCTTCCACGACCGGGCTCTCGACTTCATCCGGACCCACCGCTCCGAGCCGTTCCTGCTCGTGGTCACCCCGAACCTTCCCCACGCCCCGAGCGACGTCCCCAGCCAGGAGCCGTACGCCGACGAGGACTGGCCCTCGGCGGACCGGGGCCACGCGGCCCAGGTCACCCGGATCGACACGTACGTCGGTGAACTGGTCGACGAGCTCGCCGCGCAGGGACTGCTCGGGTCCACGGTGGTTCTGGTGACCAGCGACAACGGTCCGCACGAGGAGGGTGGCTTCGACCCGGACCGGTTCGACGCGAACGGCCCCCTCACCGGTTACAAGCGCAACCTGTACGAGGGCGGTGTCCGGATCCCGCTGATAGCCTGGGCCCCGGGCCGGATCCGGCCCGGCGTGACCGACCGGCTCACCCAGCAGACCGACCTGCTCCCCACGCTGGCCGACCTGGCCGGCGTCCCCGGACCGCGCGACATCGACGGCCGGTCGTTCAGCTCTCTGCTCGAGCCGCGTCCGACTGCGGCCCCCGCCCAGCCGTACCTCTACTTCTGGCGGCTCGACAACGGCAACACCAGGCGGGCCCGCGAAGTCGATGCCGGCCGCCTGCAGCGGGCAGCCGAGGCGGTACGCGAAGGCAACTGGAAGGCGATCCGTTGGGCGCCGGGCAAGGATCGGACCGTCCCGGACGAGCAGTGGCAGGTCGAACTCTACGACCTTGCCCGCGACCTCGGTGAGACGACCGACCTGGCAGCCACCCACCCCGAGGTCGCGAACCGACTGGTGAGCCTCCTGCGGCAGTCCTGGATCGACGAGGTCACGCGCGAAGGCTACGGCGTCGAACTCGACACCCCGGACCTGCTGCTTCCCGGCGTCACCTACGAGCTCACCGCCACCCTCGCGAACGGCTCGGCGGTGGCCTGGACCGGCGCTCGGCTGGTGCTCTCCGCCCCTCGGGGGTGGACCGTCGAGCCGGCGACCAGCCGGGGGCTCGGACGCCTCTCCCCCGGCGCCCGGGTGAGCACCACCTGGCGGGTCCGGGTGCCCGGGGAGACCACGGCGAAGGAGTGGCCGCTGACCGTGTCGGGTTACGCCGTCGCCCGCGACGCGCCCCTCACCTTCCGCGCCGAGCGCCGCTTCACCCCGCCGCCGTCTCCGCCGGCCACCGACTCGTACCTGAGCGATCTGCCCTGGCTCACCGCGGTCAACGGCTGGGGCCCGGTGGAACTGGACACCAGTAACGGCAAGCAGGCCGCCGGGGACGGCCCACCGATCTCCCTCGGTGGCACCGCCTACGACAAGGGCCTCGGTGTCCACTCCCACTCCGAAGTCACCTACCACCTCGGAGGCCGGGTGGCCCGGTTCACCTCGGTGGTGGGCATCGACGACTTCAGCGCCCGGCAGAGCTCGCGGGGCAACACGATCGCCGAGGTATGGGCCGACGACCAGCTCGTCCACACCAGCGGCGTGCTGCGGGCGTCCACCGGACCCGAACCGGTGGACGTCGACGTTCGGGAGGCCCGGCTGCTACGGCTGGTCGTGCGTGCCGCCGACTCCGGAAACGGCTTCAACCACACGTCCTGGGCAGACGCCTTCGTCCGGCTGGGCTGA
- a CDS encoding metal-sulfur cluster assembly factor — protein sequence MSSEDTATAANPATEDAAVPATDAAAPATDGAPAAASAAKGKAAVADVEEAMKDVVDPELGINVVDLGLVYGVHVGDDNVATLDMTLTSAACPLTDVIEDQARQALTTGPGGGLVDDIRINWVWLPPWGPDKITDEGRDQLRSLGFNV from the coding sequence ATGAGCAGCGAGGACACCGCCACCGCGGCGAACCCGGCGACCGAGGACGCGGCCGTGCCGGCCACGGACGCCGCCGCACCGGCCACGGACGGGGCGCCGGCCGCCGCGTCGGCGGCCAAGGGCAAGGCCGCCGTCGCCGACGTCGAGGAGGCGATGAAGGACGTCGTCGACCCCGAGCTGGGCATCAACGTGGTCGACCTCGGCCTGGTGTACGGCGTGCACGTCGGCGACGACAACGTCGCCACCCTGGACATGACGCTGACCTCGGCGGCGTGCCCGCTGACCGACGTGATCGAGGACCAGGCCCGGCAGGCGCTGACCACGGGACCGGGCGGCGGCCTGGTCGACGACATCCGGATCAACTGGGTGTGGCTCCCGCCGTGGGGGCCGGACAAGATCACCGACGAGGGGCGCGACCAGCTCCGCTCCCTCGGCTTCAACGTCTGA
- the sufU gene encoding Fe-S cluster assembly sulfur transfer protein SufU → MQLESLYQEIILDHYKHPHGRGLRDPDATGARVAEAHHVNPTCGDEVTVRVATDGDVLHDVSYDGMGCSISQASASVLHELLVGRDAGDAFRVHEAFVELMSGRGQVTPDEDVLGDGVAFAGVARYPARVKCALLPWMAFKDAAARAGVGVSPTEVEA, encoded by the coding sequence ATGCAGCTTGAATCTCTTTACCAGGAGATCATCCTGGACCACTACAAGCACCCGCACGGTCGCGGCCTGCGCGACCCGGACGCCACGGGCGCCCGGGTCGCCGAGGCGCACCACGTCAACCCGACCTGCGGTGACGAGGTCACCGTGCGGGTGGCGACCGACGGCGACGTGCTGCACGACGTCTCGTACGACGGCATGGGCTGTTCCATCAGCCAGGCGTCGGCGAGCGTGCTGCACGAACTGCTGGTCGGCCGGGACGCGGGCGACGCGTTCCGGGTGCACGAGGCGTTCGTCGAGTTGATGTCCGGCCGTGGCCAGGTCACGCCGGACGAGGACGTGCTCGGTGACGGGGTAGCGTTCGCGGGCGTCGCCCGCTACCCCGCCCGGGTCAAGTGCGCGCTGTTGCCGTGGATGGCGTTCAAGGATGCCGCGGCACGCGCCGGTGTGGGCGTGAGCCCGACGGAGGTTGAGGCATGA
- a CDS encoding cysteine desulfurase — protein sequence MTSIAIPSGMPQYDDVPRYDVAKVRADFPILDREVNGHRLVYLDSANTSHKPRQVLDVLGEHYAMHNANVSRSVHTLGTEATEAYEGARAKIAAFINAPSVDEVVFTKNSTEAINIVAYAFSNASLRPDADPRFRLGPGDEVVISEMEHHSNIVPWQLLCERTGATLRWFPVTDQGRLDEAGLEDLVTERTKIVSLVHTSNILGTVNATSRITARVREVGALLLLDCSQSVPHMPMDVVDYDADFIVFTGHKMCGPTGIGVLWGRTELLAAMPPVLGGGSMIETVTMARSTFAAPPARFEAGTPPIAEAVALGAAVDYLAGIGMRAIQWHEKELTAYALDALATVPGLRIFGPAVPVGRGGTISFALGDIHPHDVGQVLDSLGVQVRVGHHCAKPVCTRFGVPAMTRASFYLYTTTGEIDALVAGLEKVRKVFE from the coding sequence ATGACTTCCATCGCGATCCCGTCGGGGATGCCGCAGTACGACGACGTGCCGCGTTACGACGTGGCGAAGGTGCGCGCCGACTTCCCGATCCTCGACCGGGAGGTCAACGGGCACCGGCTGGTCTACCTCGACAGCGCCAACACCTCGCACAAGCCGCGGCAGGTGCTCGACGTGCTCGGCGAGCACTACGCGATGCACAACGCCAACGTGTCCCGCTCGGTGCACACCCTGGGCACCGAGGCCACCGAGGCGTACGAGGGCGCGCGGGCGAAGATCGCCGCGTTCATCAACGCGCCGAGCGTGGACGAGGTGGTGTTCACCAAGAACTCCACCGAGGCGATCAACATCGTGGCGTACGCGTTCTCCAACGCGTCGCTGCGGCCCGACGCCGACCCCCGCTTCCGGCTCGGCCCCGGCGACGAGGTGGTGATCTCCGAGATGGAGCACCACTCGAACATCGTGCCGTGGCAGCTGCTCTGCGAGCGCACCGGCGCGACCCTGCGCTGGTTCCCGGTCACCGACCAGGGGCGGCTGGACGAGGCGGGGCTGGAGGACCTGGTCACCGAGCGGACGAAGATCGTCTCACTGGTGCACACGTCCAACATCCTCGGCACGGTCAACGCCACCTCGCGGATCACCGCGCGGGTCCGCGAGGTGGGCGCGCTGCTGCTGCTCGACTGCTCCCAGTCGGTGCCGCACATGCCGATGGACGTGGTCGACTACGACGCGGACTTCATCGTCTTCACCGGGCACAAGATGTGCGGCCCGACCGGCATCGGCGTGCTCTGGGGCCGGACCGAGCTGCTGGCGGCGATGCCGCCGGTGCTGGGCGGCGGGTCGATGATCGAGACGGTCACCATGGCCCGGTCGACGTTCGCCGCGCCGCCGGCCCGGTTCGAGGCGGGCACCCCGCCGATCGCCGAGGCGGTCGCGCTCGGCGCGGCCGTCGACTACCTCGCCGGCATCGGGATGCGGGCCATCCAGTGGCACGAGAAGGAGCTGACGGCGTACGCGCTGGACGCCCTCGCCACGGTGCCCGGCCTGCGGATCTTCGGACCGGCCGTGCCGGTGGGCCGGGGCGGCACCATCTCGTTCGCCCTCGGCGACATCCACCCGCACGACGTCGGGCAGGTGCTCGACTCGCTCGGCGTGCAGGTGCGCGTCGGCCATCACTGCGCCAAGCCGGTGTGCACCCGCTTCGGCGTGCCGGCCATGACGCGGGCCTCGTTCTACCTCTACACCACCACCGGGGAGATCGACGCCCTGGTGGCGGGCCTGGAGAAGGTGCGGAAGGTGTTCGAGTGA
- the sufC gene encoding Fe-S cluster assembly ATPase SufC — protein sequence MSTLEIRDLKVSVKLPEGELKPILAGVDLTVRSGETHAIMGPNGSGKSTLAYSIAGHPKYEITGGSVTLDGEDVLALSVDERARAGLFLAMQYPVEVPGVSVANFLRTAKTAIDGQAPKLRTWGGELRGAMERLQMDPAFAQRNVNEGFSGGEKKRHEIVQLELLKPKIAILDETDSGLDVDALRVVSEGVNRVRDNGDTGMLLITHYTRILRYIKPDFVHVFVAGRIVEQGGPELADKLEEEGYERYVAGAGAARA from the coding sequence ATGAGCACCCTGGAGATCCGCGACCTGAAGGTGTCGGTCAAGCTGCCCGAGGGTGAGCTCAAGCCGATCCTGGCCGGTGTCGACCTGACCGTCCGCTCGGGTGAGACCCACGCGATCATGGGCCCGAACGGCTCCGGCAAGTCCACCCTGGCCTACTCGATCGCCGGCCACCCCAAGTACGAGATCACCGGCGGCTCGGTGACCCTCGACGGCGAGGACGTGCTGGCCCTGTCCGTGGACGAGCGCGCCCGCGCCGGCCTCTTCCTGGCCATGCAGTACCCGGTCGAGGTCCCCGGCGTCTCGGTGGCGAACTTCCTGCGTACCGCCAAGACCGCCATCGACGGCCAGGCGCCCAAGCTGCGCACCTGGGGTGGCGAGCTGCGCGGGGCCATGGAGCGCCTCCAGATGGACCCGGCCTTCGCCCAGCGCAACGTCAACGAGGGCTTCTCCGGCGGCGAGAAGAAGCGGCACGAGATCGTGCAGCTGGAGCTGCTCAAGCCGAAGATCGCGATCCTCGACGAGACCGACTCCGGCCTCGACGTGGACGCGCTGCGCGTGGTCAGCGAGGGCGTCAACCGGGTCCGCGACAACGGCGACACCGGGATGCTGCTGATCACCCACTACACCCGGATCCTGCGCTACATCAAGCCGGACTTCGTGCACGTCTTCGTCGCCGGCCGGATCGTCGAGCAGGGTGGCCCGGAGCTGGCCGACAAGCTCGAGGAAGAGGGCTACGAGCGCTACGTCGCCGGGGCCGGCGCGGCGCGGGCCTGA
- a CDS encoding non-heme iron oxygenase ferredoxin subunit: MIRLCATEDVPKGTVVSADVDGTPIALVHGEDGVFYAAYDECSHAAVALSEGEVEGCTLECWLHGSRFDLRTGEPTGLPATEPVPVYPVEVRDGDIYVSLTPSNGVTR; encoded by the coding sequence ATGATCCGCCTCTGCGCCACCGAGGACGTGCCGAAGGGCACCGTGGTCAGCGCGGACGTCGACGGCACCCCGATCGCGCTGGTGCACGGCGAGGACGGCGTCTTCTACGCCGCCTACGACGAGTGCTCGCACGCCGCGGTCGCCCTCTCCGAGGGGGAGGTCGAGGGATGCACGCTGGAATGCTGGCTGCACGGATCCCGTTTCGACCTGAGGACCGGCGAGCCGACCGGGCTGCCCGCCACCGAACCCGTTCCCGTCTATCCCGTCGAAGTCCGAGACGGCGACATCTACGTCAGTCTCACGCCGAGCAATGGAGTGACCCGATAA
- the sufD gene encoding Fe-S cluster assembly protein SufD has translation MTTQASAPPSTKSQALRSYDVADFPALTGLEEEWRFTPLKRLRGLVGASPAATGAVRHEHGDLPEGVTVGRIGSDDPRVGSVLTPVDRVSALAYGGADQALLVQVARDAVVAEPVSLRVVGEGVEGLAFGHTFVEVGRFAEVTLVVEHVGSATLADNVEVSVADGAKLTLVTVADWADDAVQAQHLKVRLGRDAKVVHVQVSLGGDLVRQYTSVEYTDRGGEAELYGLYFADSGQHLEHRQLVDHTVPDCRSYVGYRGALQGESARTVWVGDVLIGAEATGTDTYEINRNLLLTDGARADSVPNLEIETGEIAGAGHASATGRFDDEQLFYLMARGIPEAEARRLVVRGFFAELINKIPVESLRERLGDAIEARLTKAGA, from the coding sequence ATGACTACCCAGGCTTCCGCGCCGCCCAGCACCAAGTCGCAGGCGCTCCGCTCGTACGACGTCGCCGACTTCCCGGCCCTGACCGGCCTGGAGGAGGAGTGGCGCTTCACCCCGCTCAAGCGGCTGCGCGGGCTGGTCGGCGCGTCGCCGGCCGCCACCGGCGCGGTCCGCCACGAGCACGGCGACCTGCCCGAGGGTGTCACCGTCGGGCGGATCGGCTCCGACGACCCGCGGGTGGGCAGCGTGCTCACCCCGGTCGACCGGGTCAGCGCGCTGGCCTACGGCGGGGCCGACCAGGCGCTGCTGGTCCAGGTCGCCCGCGACGCCGTGGTGGCCGAGCCGGTGAGCCTGCGGGTGGTCGGCGAGGGCGTCGAGGGCCTGGCCTTCGGGCACACCTTCGTCGAGGTGGGCCGGTTCGCCGAGGTGACCCTGGTGGTGGAGCACGTCGGCTCGGCCACGCTGGCCGACAACGTCGAGGTGTCCGTGGCCGACGGGGCGAAGCTGACCCTGGTCACCGTCGCGGACTGGGCCGACGACGCCGTCCAGGCCCAGCACCTGAAGGTCCGGCTGGGCCGCGACGCGAAGGTGGTGCACGTCCAGGTCTCCCTCGGCGGCGACCTGGTCCGGCAGTACACCTCGGTGGAATACACCGACCGGGGCGGCGAGGCCGAGCTGTACGGCCTCTACTTCGCCGACTCGGGGCAGCACCTGGAGCACCGCCAGCTGGTCGACCACACCGTGCCCGACTGCCGCAGCTACGTCGGCTACCGGGGCGCCCTGCAGGGCGAGAGCGCGCGCACCGTCTGGGTGGGCGACGTGCTGATCGGTGCCGAGGCGACCGGCACCGACACGTACGAGATCAACCGGAACCTGCTGCTGACCGACGGCGCGCGGGCGGACTCCGTACCCAATCTGGAGATCGAGACCGGCGAGATCGCCGGCGCCGGGCACGCGAGCGCGACCGGCCGCTTCGACGACGAGCAGCTGTTCTACCTGATGGCCCGGGGCATCCCGGAAGCCGAGGCGCGGCGCCTGGTGGTCCGCGGCTTCTTCGCCGAGCTGATCAACAAGATCCCGGTCGAGTCGCTGCGGGAGCGCCTGGGCGACGCCATCGAGGCCCGGCTCACCAAGGCCGGCGCCTGA
- the sufB gene encoding Fe-S cluster assembly protein SufB: MTEQIVQPLTQEEQLAALGRYEYGWADPDVAGAVAQRGLNEAVVRDISAKKNEPAWMLDLRLKGLRLFGRKPMPAWGADLTGIDFDNIKYFVRSTEKQATSWEDLPEDIKNTYDRLGIPEAEKQRLVAGVAAQYESEVVYHKIREDLEEQGVVFLDTDTALREHEDVFKEYFGTVIPVGDNKFAALNTSVWSGGSFIYVPKGVHVEIPLQAYFRINTENMGQFERTLIIVDEGAYVHYVEGCTAPLYSSDSLHSAVVEIIVKKNARCRYTTIQNWSNNVYNLVTKRAVCHEGATMEWVDGNIGSKVTMKYPAVYMTGEHAKGEVLSVAMAGEGQHQDAGAKMVHAAPHTSSTIVSKSIARGGGRTSYRGLVQVLEGSHSSRSTVKCDALLVDTISRSDTYPYVDIREDDVSMGHEATVSKISDDQLFYLMSRGLSEDEAMAMIVRGFIEPIAKELPMEYALELNRLIELQMEGAVG, encoded by the coding sequence ATGACCGAGCAGATCGTCCAGCCATTGACGCAGGAAGAGCAGCTCGCCGCCCTGGGGCGCTACGAGTACGGCTGGGCCGACCCCGACGTCGCCGGGGCGGTCGCCCAGCGCGGCCTCAACGAGGCGGTGGTGCGGGACATCTCGGCCAAGAAGAACGAGCCGGCCTGGATGCTCGACCTGCGGCTCAAGGGCCTGCGGCTGTTTGGCCGCAAGCCGATGCCGGCCTGGGGCGCCGACCTCACCGGGATCGACTTCGACAACATCAAGTACTTCGTGCGGTCCACGGAGAAGCAGGCCACCAGCTGGGAGGACCTGCCCGAGGACATCAAGAACACCTACGACCGGCTGGGCATCCCCGAGGCGGAGAAGCAGCGGCTGGTCGCCGGCGTCGCGGCGCAGTACGAGTCCGAGGTCGTCTACCACAAGATCCGCGAGGACCTCGAGGAGCAGGGTGTCGTCTTCCTGGACACCGACACCGCCCTGCGCGAGCACGAGGACGTCTTCAAGGAGTACTTCGGCACGGTGATCCCGGTCGGCGACAACAAGTTCGCCGCACTGAACACCTCCGTGTGGTCCGGCGGCTCGTTCATCTACGTGCCGAAGGGCGTGCACGTGGAGATCCCGCTGCAGGCCTACTTCCGGATCAACACGGAGAACATGGGCCAGTTCGAGCGGACGCTGATCATCGTCGACGAGGGCGCGTACGTGCACTACGTCGAGGGCTGCACCGCGCCGCTCTACTCCTCCGACTCGCTGCACAGTGCGGTCGTGGAGATCATCGTCAAGAAGAACGCCCGGTGCCGCTACACGACCATCCAGAACTGGTCGAACAACGTCTACAACCTGGTCACCAAGCGTGCCGTCTGCCACGAGGGCGCGACCATGGAGTGGGTCGACGGCAACATCGGCTCCAAGGTCACCATGAAGTACCCGGCGGTCTACATGACCGGCGAGCACGCCAAGGGCGAGGTGCTCTCGGTGGCCATGGCCGGCGAGGGGCAGCACCAGGACGCGGGCGCCAAGATGGTGCACGCCGCGCCGCACACCTCCTCCACGATCGTCTCCAAGTCGATCGCCCGGGGCGGCGGCCGGACGTCCTACCGGGGCCTGGTCCAGGTGCTGGAGGGCTCGCACAGCAGCCGGAGCACGGTCAAGTGCGACGCGCTGCTGGTCGACACCATCTCCCGCTCGGACACCTACCCGTACGTCGACATCCGCGAGGACGACGTGTCGATGGGGCACGAGGCGACCGTCTCCAAGATCAGCGACGACCAGCTCTTCTACCTGATGAGCCGGGGCCTGAGCGAGGACGAGGCGATGGCGATGATCGTTCGTGGGTTCATCGAGCCGATCGCCAAGGAGCTCCCGATGGAGTACGCCCTGGAACTCAACCGCCTGATCGAGCTCCAGATGGAGGGCGCGGTCGGCTGA